The following proteins come from a genomic window of Xiphophorus couchianus chromosome 19, X_couchianus-1.0, whole genome shotgun sequence:
- the arf6b gene encoding ADP-ribosylation factor 6b — protein MGKMLSKIFGNKEMRILMLGLDAAGKTTILYKLKLGQSVTTIPTVGFNVETVTYKNVKFNVWDVGGQDKIRPLWRHYYTGTQGLIFVVDCADRDRIDEARQELHRIINDREMRDAMILIFANKQDLPDAMKPHEIQEKLGLTRIRDRNWYVQPSCATTGDGLYEGLTWLTSNYKS, from the coding sequence ATGGGGAAAATGCTGTCAAAAATCTTCGGCAACAAGGAGATGAGAATACTAATGCTCGGACTTGATGctgctggaaaaacaacaatccTTTACAAACTGAAACTGGGACAGTCTGTGACCACAATCCCCACAGTTGGCTTCAACGTGGAAACTGTCACTTACAAAAATGTCAAGTTCAACGTCTGGGACGTAGGAGGCCAGGACAAGATCCGTCCCCTGTGGCGACACTACTACACTGGGACCCAGGGCTTAATTTTTGTGGTGGATTGCGCAGACAGGGATCGCATTGACGAAGCGCGACAGGAACTTCATCGCATCATCAATGACCGCGAGATGAGAGATGCCATGATCTTGATATTTGCCAATAAGCAAGACCTTCCGGATGCCATGAAGCCACATGAAATACAAGAGAAGCTCGGATTGACCCGAATCAGAGATAGGAATTGGTATGTTCAGCCCTCCTGTGCGACCACAGGTGATGGACTGTATGAGGGTCTGACATGGTTAACTTCAAATTACAAGTCTTAA